In one Candidatus Omnitrophota bacterium genomic region, the following are encoded:
- a CDS encoding nucleoside deaminase has protein sequence MRLAIKEARRNLKEKKGGPFGACIVKDGRILAVARNTVLISDATSHAEVNAIRTASRKIKSFDLNGCVIYSTTEPCPMCFSAIHWARIEGVVYGTNIQDAKALGFNELKITNQMMKRIGKSRVKIIRDFLREECLELFEAWNKMPGKRLY, from the coding sequence ATGCGCCTTGCGATTAAAGAGGCGCGGCGTAATCTGAAAGAAAAAAAAGGCGGGCCCTTTGGCGCCTGCATCGTAAAAGATGGAAGAATTTTAGCAGTAGCGCGCAATACTGTCTTAATAAGTGACGCTACCTCTCACGCGGAAGTCAACGCCATAAGAACTGCCTCACGCAAGATAAAGAGTTTTGACCTAAACGGTTGTGTTATCTACTCTACAACTGAACCTTGCCCGATGTGTTTTAGCGCTATCCACTGGGCAAGGATAGAAGGGGTGGTTTATGGGACGAATATTCAAGATGCCAAAGCCTTAGGATTTAATGAATTAAAGATTACAAATCAGATGATGAAAAGAATCGGCAAGAGCAGGGTAAAAATAATCAGGGATTTCTTGCGCGAAGAATGCTTGGAATTGTTTGAGGCTTGGAACAAGATGCCGGGGAAAAGGCTATATTAA
- a CDS encoding PilZ domain-containing protein, with product MENSDLQHTGAERRRFSRLKIRLAIVYQVDKPLSVRMQVGEKEILATALDLSEGGLAISTNYDLPVGVILVIKFTLFRVEDDGKVNFYGPMEIQGEVRSNVVIPNDVRRLGICFLKIQDKDKQEISDFVKLALSR from the coding sequence ATGGAAAATAGCGATCTCCAGCATACAGGCGCAGAGCGCCGAAGGTTTTCCCGGCTTAAAATCCGTTTAGCCATTGTCTATCAGGTTGACAAGCCGTTGTCCGTGCGTATGCAGGTCGGGGAAAAAGAAATCCTTGCCACAGCCCTTGATCTGTCCGAGGGTGGGCTTGCCATTTCCACTAATTATGACCTTCCGGTGGGGGTAATTTTAGTCATTAAATTTACTCTCTTCAGGGTTGAAGATGATGGGAAGGTTAATTTCTACGGGCCGATGGAAATACAAGGCGAGGTCCGCTCTAATGTGGTTATCCCCAATGACGTGCGCCGCTTAGGCATATGTTTCTTAAAGATACAAGATAAAGATAAACAGGAAATCTCTGATTTTGTAAAGCTGGCGCTAAGCCGCTAA
- the atpD gene encoding F0F1 ATP synthase subunit beta, whose amino-acid sequence MAIGEVIQVIGPIVDIRFPDNEGPQLLNAIKIHNDKDKTNLILEVSQDIGNNTVRCISLGSTDGLSRGLKAEDLGEPIKVPVGRQVLGRIFNLLGEPIDGKGPVEDSSMTNSIHRQSPPFSEQLPIANILETGMKVIDLLAPIPRGGKVGLFGGAGVGKTVVVMELIRTIATEHGGVSIFAGVGERTREGNELFMQLNESGVIKNSALVFGQMNEPPGARLRVGLSALTMAEYFRDTERKDVLLFIDNVFRYIQAGSEVSTLLGRMPSAVGYQPNLSTEVAQLEERIASTRNGSITSIQAVYVPADDLTDPAPAAIFAHLDAKIVLSRQIAELGIYPAVDPLDSNSRIIDPRIIGEEHYETTLKVQRVLQRHKDLKDIISILGMDELSDEDKLVVSRARKVQRFFSQPFFVAETFIGMKGKYVKLQDTIKGVKMIIDGALDDLPEQAFYMVGSIEEAQEKAKILMK is encoded by the coding sequence ATGGCAATAGGAGAAGTAATTCAGGTAATAGGCCCCATTGTAGATATAAGGTTTCCGGATAATGAGGGGCCGCAACTTTTGAACGCAATCAAGATCCACAACGATAAGGACAAGACAAACCTTATTTTAGAGGTATCCCAGGATATCGGCAATAATACTGTGCGCTGTATTTCTTTGGGCTCTACTGACGGTTTAAGCCGCGGGCTTAAGGCGGAAGACTTAGGCGAGCCGATTAAGGTGCCGGTAGGCAGGCAGGTATTGGGCAGAATTTTTAATCTTTTAGGAGAGCCCATTGATGGTAAAGGGCCTGTGGAGGATTCCTCCATGACAAACTCTATTCATCGCCAGTCGCCTCCTTTTTCAGAGCAGCTTCCCATCGCGAACATTTTGGAGACAGGAATGAAAGTTATTGACCTTTTGGCGCCTATCCCAAGAGGAGGGAAAGTCGGATTATTCGGCGGAGCCGGAGTCGGCAAAACCGTGGTAGTTATGGAATTGATAAGGACCATTGCCACTGAACACGGAGGCGTATCGATATTCGCAGGCGTTGGCGAACGTACCCGCGAGGGCAATGAATTATTTATGCAGTTAAATGAATCCGGGGTTATTAAAAATAGCGCGCTTGTCTTTGGGCAGATGAATGAGCCTCCGGGGGCAAGGCTTCGGGTAGGGTTATCGGCTTTGACCATGGCAGAATATTTTCGCGATACAGAAAGAAAAGATGTGCTTCTTTTTATTGATAATGTTTTTCGTTATATTCAGGCAGGTTCTGAAGTATCTACGCTTTTGGGCCGTATGCCATCCGCAGTAGGTTATCAGCCTAATTTGTCTACGGAAGTTGCGCAATTAGAAGAAAGGATCGCTTCCACGAGAAACGGCTCGATAACTTCTATCCAGGCGGTTTATGTGCCGGCGGATGACCTGACTGACCCCGCGCCAGCGGCGATATTCGCCCATTTAGACGCCAAAATTGTTTTGTCACGGCAAATCGCGGAATTAGGCATTTATCCCGCGGTAGATCCGCTTGATTCTAATTCGCGCATTATTGACCCGCGGATCATCGGGGAGGAGCATTATGAGACAACCTTAAAAGTGCAAAGAGTGCTTCAGCGCCACAAGGATTTAAAGGATATTATCTCGATCTTAGGCATGGATGAGCTTTCTGATGAGGACAAACTTGTTGTTTCACGCGCCAGAAAAGTGCAGAGATTTTTTTCACAACCGTTTTTCGTAGCGGAAACTTTTATCGGGATGAAAGGTAAATACGTAAAGCTTCAGGATACCATTAAAGGCGTTAAGATGATCATTGATGGCGCTCTTGATGACCTGCCGGAGCAGGCCTTTTACATGGTCGGTTCAATTGAGGAAGCGCAGGAAAAGGCAAAGATATTAATGAAATAA
- the atpG gene encoding ATP synthase F1 subunit gamma translates to MAIPLRQIKNRIKSVENTRKITQAMQMVSVSKLNRTQRFLEASRLYYQKLSFLLGRVVNLYKPGHPFLNPNKSQGLTLIVFTSDSGLCGLYNNNIIRCAQDFIHKNPRPEIKLIIVGKKGYNYFKKNKAVKIASAYLGLNGRYSDKLHDDLIKGALDSFLSGESGEVHICYTNFKNALHQNPMAERILSIRAPVSDEPKKINYITEPGIGEILDSLLKAYLSAQMRFILFSSFTCEHALRGVTMKMATDNARELLSNLVLLRNKLRQANITRDITEIISSAEALKR, encoded by the coding sequence ATGGCCATCCCTTTAAGGCAAATCAAGAACCGTATTAAAAGCGTGGAGAATACCCGCAAAATAACGCAGGCCATGCAGATGGTTTCCGTCTCTAAACTGAATCGCACTCAGCGTTTCCTGGAGGCATCGCGGCTTTATTACCAGAAATTATCCTTTTTGCTGGGCCGCGTGGTCAACCTGTATAAACCCGGCCATCCGTTTTTAAATCCCAATAAATCACAGGGCCTTACATTGATAGTGTTTACTTCGGATAGCGGGTTGTGCGGCTTGTATAATAATAACATAATCCGCTGCGCGCAAGATTTTATCCATAAAAATCCCCGGCCGGAAATAAAACTTATTATCGTCGGAAAGAAAGGCTATAATTATTTTAAGAAGAATAAGGCGGTGAAGATAGCCAGCGCTTATTTGGGGCTAAACGGCCGTTATAGCGATAAATTGCATGATGATCTGATCAAGGGGGCTTTAGATTCTTTTTTGTCCGGTGAATCAGGAGAAGTCCACATATGTTACACTAATTTCAAGAACGCCCTTCATCAAAATCCTATGGCAGAAAGAATCCTTAGTATCCGTGCGCCTGTTTCGGATGAGCCTAAAAAGATAAATTATATTACCGAGCCCGGAATAGGCGAGATATTGGATAGCTTGTTAAAGGCGTATTTATCGGCGCAGATGAGATTTATTCTTTTCTCAAGTTTTACCTGTGAGCATGCTTTAAGAGGCGTGACCATGAAAATGGCTACTGATAACGCGCGCGAATTATTGAGCAACCTGGTGCTTTTGAGGAATAAGCTCAGGCAGGCGAACATTACCAGGGATATTACAGAAATAATTTCTTCAGCGGAAGCACTTAAGAGATAG
- the atpA gene encoding F0F1 ATP synthase subunit alpha, with product MSQLKPEEITSVIKKELDRYKTRLRTESVGAVIQVGDAIARVYGLDDVMIGELIEFPAGVLGLVLNLEEDSVGAAIFGTDNPDQNIKEGDIVKRTGKVAQVPVGEPLIGRVVGALGRPLDDKGPIITSKYRNIEAGSPNVIERQPVNTPLLTGIKAIDAMTPIGRGQRELIIGDRQTGKTAVAIDAVINQKGRGVYCIYVAIGQKISSVVAISQTLQKYGAMDYTTIVSASSRASASLQYLAAYSGCAIAEELMYSGKDVLIIYDDLTKHAQAYRQISLLLRRPPGREAYPGDIFYLHSRLLERSAKLSDAKGAGSMTALPIVETQAGDITSYIPTNVISITDGQIYLENDLFYAGVRPAVNVGLSVSRVGAKAQAKPIRQVASKLRLDLAQYRELVAFTQFGTELDKTTQVQLNRGIRMVEILKQPQYEVLSAERQAIIIYCGINGFLDELPVESLKKFETSFYQYLEEKYPLLEKQIEEKSGIQENSKVDLEQAVISFKEEFKKTWPSL from the coding sequence ATGAGCCAGCTTAAACCGGAAGAAATAACTTCAGTAATAAAGAAAGAATTAGACAGGTATAAGACCCGCCTTCGCACGGAGTCAGTAGGAGCGGTTATCCAAGTCGGGGATGCTATCGCCCGCGTGTATGGGCTGGATGATGTGATGATCGGGGAATTGATAGAATTCCCCGCAGGTGTCTTAGGCCTGGTTTTAAACCTTGAAGAAGATAGCGTGGGCGCGGCAATCTTTGGGACAGATAATCCAGACCAGAATATTAAAGAGGGCGATATTGTTAAAAGAACCGGTAAAGTCGCTCAGGTTCCCGTAGGAGAGCCGCTTATAGGAAGGGTAGTCGGCGCTTTAGGAAGGCCCCTGGATGATAAAGGCCCGATTATTACAAGTAAATACAGGAATATTGAGGCCGGTTCTCCTAATGTTATAGAGCGCCAGCCGGTGAATACGCCGCTTTTAACCGGGATCAAGGCCATCGACGCTATGACCCCTATCGGAAGAGGCCAAAGGGAATTGATCATTGGCGACCGGCAGACTGGAAAGACCGCTGTCGCCATAGACGCGGTGATCAATCAAAAAGGAAGAGGTGTTTATTGTATTTATGTGGCTATCGGACAGAAAATCTCAAGCGTGGTGGCGATTTCTCAAACCTTACAGAAATACGGGGCAATGGATTACACCACCATCGTTAGCGCCTCTTCGCGCGCGTCAGCGTCTTTGCAATATTTGGCTGCTTATTCAGGATGCGCCATAGCCGAAGAGTTGATGTATTCAGGAAAAGATGTCTTAATAATTTATGATGATTTAACCAAGCACGCCCAGGCATATCGGCAGATCTCGCTTCTTTTGCGCCGGCCTCCGGGAAGAGAGGCGTATCCGGGTGATATATTTTATCTGCATTCAAGGCTCTTGGAGAGGTCCGCCAAATTAAGCGATGCAAAAGGCGCAGGCTCCATGACCGCTTTGCCGATAGTTGAGACGCAGGCAGGAGATATTACCAGTTACATTCCGACTAATGTCATTTCTATTACCGACGGGCAGATCTATCTTGAGAATGACCTTTTTTACGCTGGGGTGCGCCCGGCGGTCAATGTGGGGTTATCGGTTTCTCGCGTGGGGGCAAAGGCGCAGGCCAAACCCATCCGCCAGGTGGCTTCCAAACTGCGCCTGGACTTGGCGCAATACCGGGAGTTGGTAGCTTTTACTCAATTTGGGACAGAATTAGATAAAACTACACAGGTTCAGCTTAACCGGGGCATTCGCATGGTAGAGATACTGAAACAACCGCAGTATGAAGTTTTATCCGCAGAACGCCAGGCGATAATTATTTATTGCGGCATAAACGGTTTTCTTGATGAGCTTCCGGTTGAATCGCTAAAGAAATTTGAAACCTCTTTTTACCAATATTTAGAAGAAAAATATCCTTTGCTTGAGAAACAGATCGAAGAGAAATCCGGCATACAAGAGAATAGTAAAGTTGATTTAGAGCAGGCGGTAATATCTTTTAAGGAAGAATTTAAGAAAACATGGCCATCCCTTTAA
- the atpH gene encoding ATP synthase F1 subunit delta, whose translation MIKNEILARRYAEAFLKQAKESSTIEQAVQEFKKLRELLRNNPDILELLRAPQLALGQKHDFIDKIAASYVSKDMCNFLKLLVERFRIGMILDIAEYVRFYYTHPDEVDAVLKTSLPLDLELLTRIKNKLEEKFNSKFKLYLELDGSLMGGIQVVIGNTVIDGSVRRRFEDLKEKLLNVRTDT comes from the coding sequence ATGATAAAGAATGAAATTTTGGCGAGAAGATACGCGGAAGCTTTTTTAAAACAGGCCAAGGAAAGTTCCACCATAGAGCAGGCAGTGCAGGAGTTTAAGAAACTGCGCGAATTATTAAGGAACAACCCTGATATATTGGAATTATTGCGCGCCCCACAGCTTGCCTTGGGCCAAAAGCATGATTTTATTGATAAGATCGCCGCAAGTTATGTTTCAAAAGATATGTGTAATTTCTTAAAACTTTTAGTTGAGAGGTTCAGGATCGGCATGATTCTTGACATCGCCGAATATGTCAGGTTTTATTATACCCATCCGGATGAGGTAGATGCGGTTTTAAAAACAAGCCTGCCCTTAGATTTGGAATTGTTAACCCGCATAAAGAATAAATTGGAGGAGAAATTTAATTCAAAATTTAAGCTTTATTTAGAGCTTGACGGCAGCCTTATGGGCGGGATCCAGGTAGTTATCGGAAATACCGTTATAGATGGTTCGGTGCGCCGCAGGTTTGAGGACCTAAAAGAAAAGCTTTTAAATGTGAGGACAGATACATGA
- the atpF gene encoding F0F1 ATP synthase subunit B, translating to MESAKLFNIQEVLAQVISFLLLLFCLRIFLWKKVLKFLDDRKQRIATELKQIEEAKLDVSKIKQDYQDKVDKIEELALQKIRESIEEGHKLTEEIKKKAYQDAQDIIANARASVKYQLNKAKQEIKEDIVNMALLAAQNLVQERLTEQDDKKIVENFLDNLDEK from the coding sequence ATGGAAAGCGCGAAACTGTTTAACATTCAGGAAGTCTTAGCACAGGTAATAAGTTTTTTGCTGCTTCTTTTTTGTTTGCGCATATTCTTGTGGAAAAAGGTGCTTAAATTTCTTGATGACAGGAAGCAGCGCATTGCCACAGAGCTTAAGCAGATAGAAGAGGCTAAGCTGGATGTATCTAAAATTAAACAGGATTATCAGGATAAAGTTGATAAAATTGAAGAATTAGCTCTTCAGAAAATCCGGGAGTCTATTGAAGAAGGCCATAAGCTTACCGAGGAAATTAAAAAGAAGGCGTATCAGGACGCGCAAGATATTATTGCTAATGCCCGCGCAAGCGTAAAATACCAGCTTAACAAGGCAAAGCAGGAAATAAAAGAGGATATCGTGAATATGGCGCTTTTGGCCGCGCAAAACCTTGTTCAAGAGCGGCTTACTGAACAGGATGACAAGAAGATCGTGGAGAATTTTCTGGACAATCTGGATGAAAAATGA
- the atpE gene encoding ATP synthase F0 subunit C has protein sequence MDYKAMLALALPLGLGITAVGSAIGLGRAVSSAMEAIGRQPEASGKIMFNMVIGCVFVETITIYALVFSFIMAGKL, from the coding sequence ATGGATTACAAAGCGATGTTGGCATTGGCATTACCGTTGGGCTTGGGTATTACAGCGGTTGGTTCGGCAATTGGTTTAGGAAGGGCTGTTTCATCGGCAATGGAGGCAATCGGCAGGCAGCCGGAGGCATCAGGAAAGATCATGTTTAACATGGTCATCGGCTGCGTTTTCGTGGAAACCATCACCATTTACGCTTTGGTGTTTAGTTTTATTATGGCAGGAAAACTTTAA
- a CDS encoding F0F1 ATP synthase subunit A — MQEQAQNISPELPDILAVLKDSFPKDLFLKGLYGWESLAYSLFTIFLIGILVYLGTRNMKISGGTRLQSFFEALVSAVDDFVCGILGKHGRRYTPFIGTLFIYILGMNLIGFIPFLKAPTINLSTTFALAVCVFFYVQYSAIKELGLVGYIDHLAGKPRGALGFTIVLPLMMFVSHIISELFKPVTLSLRLRSVIWGDDTLLAVISKFGFPGIPLLFLNMATGLLTAVIQACVFCILSTIYFAIFIVHEE, encoded by the coding sequence ATGCAAGAACAGGCGCAGAATATTTCTCCTGAATTACCCGATATTCTTGCAGTACTGAAGGATTCTTTTCCTAAGGATTTATTTTTAAAAGGGCTTTATGGCTGGGAAAGCCTGGCCTATTCGCTTTTTACGATTTTTTTGATCGGCATCCTGGTCTATTTGGGGACGCGCAATATGAAAATCTCTGGTGGCACCAGGTTGCAGTCTTTTTTTGAGGCGCTTGTTTCGGCAGTGGATGATTTTGTTTGCGGGATACTGGGGAAACATGGCAGGCGCTACACGCCTTTTATCGGGACGCTTTTTATTTATATACTGGGCATGAACTTGATCGGGTTTATCCCTTTCTTAAAAGCCCCCACGATAAACCTATCTACTACCTTTGCTTTAGCTGTTTGCGTGTTTTTCTATGTGCAATATAGCGCAATTAAAGAATTAGGGCTTGTGGGGTATATTGATCACTTGGCAGGAAAGCCCCGCGGCGCGCTTGGTTTTACTATTGTTTTGCCTTTGATGATGTTTGTTTCGCATATTATTTCAGAATTATTCAAACCGGTTACGCTGTCGTTACGTTTAAGAAGCGTGATCTGGGGTGATGATACGCTGTTAGCGGTTATTTCAAAGTTTGGTTTTCCCGGGATACCGCTTTTATTTCTTAATATGGCCACAGGCTTGTTGACCGCGGTAATACAGGCCTGTGTTTTTTGTATCTTAAGCACTATATATTTCGCGATATTTATCGTGCATGAGGAATAA
- a CDS encoding GAF and ANTAR domain-containing protein, whose product MPKKTKVYDSLINQIELLSKVASLITSGLYLEELLRIIVEITAQIMHSKICSLMLLDPSKNELVVKATQSISEAYNKKPNIKLGHGIAGIVAKENKAICVLDVQEDARYLSRDVAKKENLCSLASIPMAVKGRVIGVLNVYTHKKHEFTKEELSVLSAVASQAAVAIENAELDLRARSAEEALTTRKLVERAKDILSQDANISSQEAFRLIQKQSMDTRKTMRQIAEAVILVKETKDKR is encoded by the coding sequence ATGCCTAAGAAAACCAAGGTTTATGATTCTCTGATTAATCAGATTGAGCTTCTTTCCAAAGTGGCAAGCCTAATTACTTCAGGCTTGTATCTTGAAGAGTTGTTGAGGATTATCGTAGAAATTACCGCCCAGATCATGCATTCTAAGATCTGTTCGTTGATGCTTCTTGACCCATCCAAGAACGAGCTTGTGGTTAAAGCTACGCAGTCTATATCGGAAGCCTATAATAAAAAACCTAATATCAAATTAGGCCATGGAATAGCCGGGATAGTTGCCAAAGAGAATAAAGCTATTTGTGTGCTTGATGTGCAGGAAGACGCGCGTTATCTAAGCCGTGATGTTGCCAAGAAGGAAAATCTTTGTTCCTTGGCAAGTATCCCAATGGCGGTAAAGGGTAGAGTTATCGGGGTATTAAATGTTTATACCCATAAGAAACACGAGTTTACCAAAGAAGAACTTTCAGTATTAAGCGCTGTAGCCTCTCAGGCAGCGGTGGCTATTGAGAACGCCGAGCTTGACTTGCGCGCCAGAAGCGCTGAAGAGGCGCTTACTACCCGTAAGCTTGTTGAGCGCGCTAAGGATATTCTTTCGCAGGATGCCAATATTTCCTCCCAAGAGGCCTTTCGTTTGATTCAAAAACAGAGCATGGATACCAGAAAGACCATGCGCCAAATTGCCGAAGCGGTTATTCTGGTCAAAGAGACCAAGGATAAGAGGTAA
- a CDS encoding aminotransferase class I/II-fold pyridoxal phosphate-dependent enzyme codes for MKNLISKKVEAMQPSGIRAFFDLVLGMKDVISLGVGEPDFVTPWNIREAGIYSLEKGFTSYTSNKGLYKLRLGINRYLKHHYDLDYCPDEEMLITVGVSEAVDLVLRTIINPGDKILIPTPSYVSYAPMTYLAGGIPVCIDTKSDNFRITPSAIRKHIDKKTKAIILNYPCNPTGTSYSRKELSEINKVLLKHKILCITDEVYGDLTYDSEHVRFATLPGAKENTVYLDGFSKSYAMTGWRVGFACGPKDIIAGMTKIHQYTIMCVPITSQMAACEALITGRKSVEEMKREYKRRRQLVIQGLNDIGLSCHNPEGAFYAFPSIKSTGMKAMDFAKGLLEKEKVAVVPGCAFGKEYEDHIRISYASSYQNLKEALSRMQRFIQ; via the coding sequence ATGAAGAATCTTATTTCTAAAAAAGTTGAAGCAATGCAGCCTTCGGGGATCAGGGCATTTTTTGATCTTGTCTTAGGAATGAAGGATGTTATTTCTTTGGGGGTAGGCGAACCTGATTTTGTCACTCCCTGGAACATCCGCGAGGCCGGCATTTATTCGCTTGAAAAAGGTTTTACCTCTTATACCTCAAATAAGGGCTTGTATAAACTGCGTCTGGGTATCAATCGTTATTTAAAACACCACTATGATCTTGATTATTGCCCGGATGAAGAGATGCTTATTACTGTAGGGGTAAGCGAAGCTGTAGATCTAGTGTTAAGAACGATAATTAATCCGGGCGACAAAATATTGATTCCTACCCCAAGTTATGTTTCTTACGCTCCCATGACTTATTTGGCAGGAGGAATACCTGTTTGTATTGATACAAAAAGTGATAATTTCCGGATTACCCCAAGTGCGATAAGGAAGCATATTGATAAAAAAACCAAGGCGATAATCCTTAATTACCCTTGTAATCCAACAGGCACTTCATATTCGCGTAAGGAATTGTCAGAGATAAATAAGGTTTTGTTAAAACATAAAATACTTTGCATTACCGATGAGGTTTACGGCGACTTAACCTATGATTCTGAACATGTAAGATTTGCCACGCTTCCGGGGGCAAAAGAAAATACAGTTTATCTGGATGGATTCTCCAAAAGCTATGCCATGACCGGTTGGCGGGTGGGATTTGCCTGCGGACCCAAAGATATTATTGCGGGCATGACTAAAATCCATCAATACACGATTATGTGCGTTCCGATTACTTCCCAGATGGCAGCATGTGAGGCTTTAATTACAGGAAGAAAATCTGTGGAAGAAATGAAGCGCGAATATAAAAGAAGAAGACAGCTTGTAATACAAGGCTTGAATGATATAGGTTTATCCTGCCATAATCCCGAAGGGGCATTTTATGCTTTTCCTTCGATTAAAAGTACCGGTATGAAGGCCATGGATTTTGCTAAAGGGCTTTTGGAAAAGGAAAAAGTCGCGGTTGTACCCGGATGCGCCTTTGGAAAAGAGTATGAAGATCATATTCGTATTTCATACGCTTCAAGCTATCAGAATTTAAAAGAGGCGCTTTCGCGCATGCAAAGGTTTATTCAATAA
- a CDS encoding Lrp/AsnC family transcriptional regulator, with protein MDEILEILEKDARASVEDIAKMLKKKPDAVKKTIKKYEKDGVILKYKTVINREIVKDAEVQVRALIEVNIVPQKDLGFDKIAERIYSFPEVASCYLISGTYDLLLIVEGKDLQTVARFVSEKLSCAEHVRGTATHFLLKKYKEDGVILKHKDENQRIAISY; from the coding sequence ATGGATGAGATTTTAGAAATTCTAGAGAAAGACGCGCGTGCTTCAGTAGAGGATATTGCCAAGATGCTCAAGAAAAAGCCTGATGCGGTTAAGAAAACCATAAAAAAATATGAAAAAGACGGGGTCATTCTTAAATACAAAACAGTAATTAATCGCGAGATAGTTAAAGATGCTGAAGTGCAAGTAAGAGCGTTAATTGAGGTGAATATCGTCCCGCAAAAAGACTTAGGTTTTGATAAAATAGCGGAACGCATCTATTCTTTTCCGGAGGTGGCAAGCTGTTATCTGATCTCCGGAACTTATGACCTGCTTTTAATCGTTGAAGGCAAAGATTTACAGACAGTTGCGCGTTTTGTCTCGGAAAAACTTTCCTGCGCGGAACATGTGCGCGGGACGGCAACTCACTTTCTTTTGAAGAAATACAAGGAAGACGGGGTTATTCTAAAACACAAAGATGAGAATCAGAGGATAGCAATATCATATTAG
- a CDS encoding NAD+ synthase, with the protein MKKKIINWMRSQVKQAGAKGIILGLSGGIDSALVAALSKEAVGKNKVLGLMMPIQSNPQDLKDALLTAKALGISYKIVDLSKVYKLFFHALPKGNKLALGNLKPRLRMMTLYYFANTYGYLVSGTGNKSELSVGYFTKYGDGGTDILPIADLLKKDVRRLSWEMGIPEKIITKAPTAGLWPGQTDEGEMGITYNELDGILECMENKSKPKTSKQKVDKVKKMMACSLHKRQGPKICYLKAKNLKCKA; encoded by the coding sequence ATGAAAAAGAAGATTATAAATTGGATGCGCAGCCAAGTTAAACAGGCTGGTGCCAAGGGTATCATTCTAGGCTTGTCTGGCGGGATAGATTCCGCGCTTGTGGCAGCATTGTCAAAAGAGGCGGTAGGGAAAAATAAAGTCTTAGGATTGATGATGCCCATACAAAGTAACCCTCAAGATCTAAAAGACGCGCTTCTTACTGCTAAGGCGCTTGGGATCTCTTATAAGATCGTAGATTTATCAAAAGTTTATAAATTATTTTTTCATGCTTTGCCCAAAGGCAACAAATTAGCCTTAGGAAATTTGAAACCGCGCTTAAGGATGATGACTTTGTATTATTTTGCCAATACCTACGGGTATTTAGTTTCCGGAACAGGCAATAAATCAGAATTAAGCGTGGGGTATTTTACTAAATATGGCGACGGAGGAACAGATATCCTGCCCATAGCAGATTTGCTGAAAAAAGATGTTAGGCGCCTTTCTTGGGAAATGGGGATTCCCGAAAAGATTATCACCAAGGCCCCTACTGCCGGGCTTTGGCCGGGCCAGACCGATGAAGGCGAAATGGGGATTACTTATAATGAACTTGATGGCATACTTGAATGTATGGAGAATAAAAGTAAACCAAAGACCTCTAAGCAAAAAGTAGATAAGGTAAAGAAAATGATGGCCTGTTCTTTGCATAAGAGGCAAGGGCCGAAAATATGTTATTTAAAAGCTAAAAACTTAAAGTGCAAAGCGTAA
- a CDS encoding YbhB/YbcL family Raf kinase inhibitor-like protein — translation MEISSPAFKDKDSIPVKYTCDGDNISPALAITGVPPAAKSLVLIVDDPDAPMGTWVHWLVFDMPVIANIREASVPGKQAINSAGRKEYHGPCPPSGTHRYFFKLFALDNKLGLMDGCSKEELDKAMGPHVIAKAEIMGLYKRNK, via the coding sequence ATGGAAATATCAAGCCCAGCGTTTAAGGATAAGGATTCTATTCCTGTTAAATATACCTGCGATGGGGACAACATAAGCCCCGCGTTAGCTATAACGGGTGTTCCGCCTGCAGCAAAAAGTTTAGTTTTAATCGTGGATGACCCGGACGCGCCCATGGGGACTTGGGTGCATTGGCTGGTTTTTGACATGCCTGTAATTGCCAATATTAGAGAGGCGTCTGTCCCCGGAAAACAGGCGATAAATAGCGCTGGCAGAAAAGAATATCACGGGCCATGCCCGCCGTCAGGGACACATCGCTATTTTTTTAAATTATTTGCCTTGGATAACAAGCTTGGGCTTATGGATGGGTGCTCAAAGGAAGAATTAGACAAGGCCATGGGGCCTCATGTTATAGCTAAGGCAGAGATCATGGGATTGTATAAGAGAAATAAATGA